A single genomic interval of Vicinamibacterales bacterium harbors:
- a CDS encoding efflux RND transporter periplasmic adaptor subunit: MKRTLTLLLLTSVVISAGVYTYLRQPDIVPEVRTATVSTGDIIDSVGATGALEAVTTVQVGSQVSGKIQELYADFNSIVRTDEVIARLDPSLFETQVEQSKANLIRAQADVERLTIAIDDAETKLARAEGLSARSLIPASELEAAQVEARLAEAQLRSSRAQMTQAEASLNQANVNLEHTIITSPIDGIVISRSVDVGQTVAASMQAPILFLLAADLTKMKVNANIDESDVGRIRPGQVVTFRVDAYPDSEFEGLVSQVRLEPIVVENVVTYATQIDVPNPDLRLKPGMTATVTLEIARRNDALRIPNAALRFRPTDDMFVALSQPVPEQPEVGRSDGQGSRPEGRRQMMERFQNMSEEERTTMREQFGGRPSQGGVGEQANVSGRRRPRPVATDTIPATERGATTIDALFGPLPETVTRGQVWLYASGDVKPTALRLGITDGAFTELLDPAIPPGTELITNISLAAGALTRPTGQTNSPLIPQRRSFFGR; this comes from the coding sequence ATGAAGCGGACGCTCACCTTACTATTGCTGACCAGTGTAGTCATAAGTGCGGGAGTTTATACCTACTTGCGGCAGCCCGACATCGTGCCCGAAGTGCGGACGGCGACTGTTTCCACGGGCGACATCATCGACAGCGTGGGCGCCACCGGCGCACTCGAAGCAGTGACCACGGTCCAGGTCGGTAGCCAAGTCTCCGGAAAGATTCAAGAGCTCTACGCCGATTTCAACTCAATCGTTAGAACTGATGAGGTAATCGCGCGGCTGGACCCGTCGTTGTTCGAGACGCAAGTGGAACAATCCAAGGCCAACCTGATCAGGGCACAGGCGGATGTTGAGCGGCTGACGATAGCCATCGATGACGCCGAAACAAAACTCGCACGCGCTGAGGGTCTCTCAGCCCGTAGTCTAATACCCGCAAGCGAGCTCGAGGCGGCGCAGGTCGAAGCCCGATTGGCCGAGGCGCAATTACGTTCCTCACGAGCGCAGATGACTCAAGCTGAAGCTTCGTTGAACCAGGCGAATGTGAACCTCGAACACACGATCATTACTTCGCCCATCGACGGTATCGTTATTTCTCGCAGCGTCGATGTCGGGCAGACCGTTGCTGCAAGCATGCAGGCGCCCATCCTGTTTCTGCTCGCGGCTGACCTGACAAAAATGAAAGTCAACGCCAACATCGACGAATCAGATGTAGGCCGGATCAGGCCGGGCCAAGTCGTGACGTTCCGGGTTGACGCCTATCCAGACTCGGAATTTGAGGGCCTAGTCTCACAGGTCAGACTGGAACCAATCGTCGTGGAGAACGTCGTAACATACGCGACGCAGATCGACGTACCAAACCCGGACCTAAGGCTGAAGCCAGGCATGACCGCCACAGTAACTCTGGAAATTGCCCGCCGCAACGATGCCCTGCGTATTCCGAACGCAGCGCTGCGATTTCGACCAACTGACGACATGTTCGTGGCGCTTAGTCAGCCGGTGCCCGAACAGCCAGAGGTCGGCCGTAGCGATGGCCAAGGGAGCCGCCCCGAGGGACGCCGTCAGATGATGGAACGCTTCCAGAACATGTCGGAGGAGGAGCGCACCACTATGCGCGAGCAGTTTGGTGGGCGCCCAAGTCAGGGCGGAGTCGGTGAACAGGCGAACGTCAGCGGTCGCCGCCGCCCTAGGCCGGTGGCCACTGACACGATTCCAGCCACGGAGCGCGGCGCAACAACGATCGATGCGCTGTTTGGCCCTCTACCAGAGACGGTAACGCGCGGTCAGGTGTGGCTCTATGCAAGCGGTGACGTCAAGCCAACGGCGCTCCGTCTCGGCATCACGGACGGCGCGTTTACCGAACTCCTCGACCCTGCAATCCCGCCGGGCACCGAATTGATCACGAACATTTCCTTAGCCGCTGGAGCCTTGACCCGGCCGACCGGTCAGACCAATTCGCCGCTCATACCGCAGCGTCGCAGCTTCTTTGGACGCTAA